In Aliarcobacter faecis, a genomic segment contains:
- the fusA gene encoding elongation factor G yields MARKIPLNRVRNIGIAAHIDAGKTTSTERILFYTGVSHKIGEVHEGAATMDWMEQEQERGITITSAATTCFWNHPKTNEQLQINIIDTPGHVDFTIEVERSMRVLDGAVAVFCSVGGVQPQSETVWRQANKYGVPRIIYVNKMDRTGANFFNVMNQVRDRLKANPVPLQIPIGAEDQFRGMVDLVKMKAYTYTLDAQAGEMYKIEEIPADLVDTANEYREKLIEAAAESSDELMDKYLGGEELTEEEIVSGIKKRCLAMEVTPMVCGTSFKNKGIQPLLDAVAMYLPAPTEVADIKGETQDGEAVIVPSTDKGEVAALAFKIMTDPFVGQLTFTRVYRGVLESGTYVLNSTKMKKERIGRLLKMHANSREEIKELYAGEIGAVVGLKDTITGDTLASEKDPVILERMDFPDPVISVAVEPKTKADQEKMGIALGKLAEEDPSFRVNTDEESGQTIISGMGELHLEILVDRMKREFKVEAEVGAPQVAYRETIKNAVKQEYKYAKQSGGKGQYGHVYLEIKPMASGSEPTFKFNNDIKGGVVPKEYIPAVEKGCSEAMQGGILAGYPMVDIEVTLYDGSYHEVDSSEMAFKLAASMGFKQGCRSAAAGAVLLEPIMKVEIETPEEYMGDVIGDCNKRRGQVNSMDDRAGIKLVTAMIPLSEMFGYSTDLRSMSQGRATYSMIFDAYQEVPKNVSEEIMKKRNG; encoded by the coding sequence AATTGGAGAAGTTCACGAAGGTGCTGCAACTATGGACTGGATGGAACAAGAGCAAGAAAGAGGTATTACAATTACTTCTGCTGCTACAACTTGTTTCTGGAACCACCCAAAAACAAATGAACAATTACAAATAAACATCATTGATACTCCAGGTCACGTTGACTTTACTATTGAAGTTGAGAGATCTATGAGGGTTCTTGATGGTGCTGTTGCTGTATTTTGTTCAGTTGGAGGGGTTCAACCACAAAGTGAAACTGTTTGGAGACAAGCAAATAAGTATGGAGTTCCAAGAATTATCTATGTAAATAAAATGGATAGAACAGGGGCTAACTTCTTTAATGTTATGAACCAAGTAAGAGATAGATTAAAAGCAAATCCAGTTCCACTTCAAATTCCAATTGGTGCAGAAGACCAATTTAGAGGAATGGTAGATTTAGTAAAAATGAAAGCTTATACTTATACTCTTGATGCACAAGCTGGAGAGATGTATAAAATTGAAGAGATTCCTGCTGATTTAGTTGATACAGCTAATGAATATAGAGAAAAACTTATAGAAGCTGCTGCTGAATCAAGTGATGAGTTAATGGATAAATATCTTGGTGGTGAGGAATTAACTGAAGAAGAGATTGTTTCTGGAATTAAAAAAAGATGTTTAGCTATGGAAGTTACTCCAATGGTTTGTGGAACATCATTTAAAAATAAAGGTATTCAACCATTATTAGATGCAGTTGCTATGTATTTACCAGCTCCAACAGAAGTTGCTGATATTAAAGGTGAAACTCAAGATGGTGAAGCTGTTATTGTTCCTTCAACTGATAAAGGTGAAGTTGCAGCATTAGCATTTAAAATTATGACTGACCCATTTGTTGGACAATTAACATTTACAAGAGTTTATAGAGGGGTTTTAGAATCTGGAACTTATGTATTAAACTCAACAAAAATGAAAAAAGAGAGAATCGGAAGATTACTTAAAATGCATGCAAACTCTAGAGAAGAGATTAAAGAACTTTATGCTGGAGAAATTGGAGCAGTTGTTGGTCTTAAAGATACAATCACTGGAGATACTTTAGCAAGTGAAAAAGACCCAGTTATCCTAGAAAGAATGGATTTCCCGGATCCAGTTATTAGTGTTGCGGTTGAACCAAAAACTAAAGCTGACCAAGAGAAAATGGGAATTGCTTTAGGAAAACTAGCTGAAGAAGATCCATCATTTAGAGTAAATACTGATGAAGAATCAGGTCAAACTATTATTTCTGGAATGGGTGAATTACACCTTGAAATTCTTGTAGATAGAATGAAAAGAGAGTTTAAAGTTGAAGCTGAAGTTGGAGCTCCACAAGTTGCATATAGAGAGACTATTAAAAATGCTGTTAAGCAAGAGTATAAATATGCAAAACAATCTGGAGGTAAAGGTCAATATGGACATGTTTACTTAGAGATTAAACCAATGGCTTCTGGAAGTGAACCAACATTCAAATTTAATAATGATATTAAAGGTGGGGTTGTACCAAAAGAGTATATTCCTGCGGTTGAAAAAGGTTGTTCTGAAGCAATGCAAGGTGGAATTCTTGCTGGTTATCCAATGGTTGATATTGAAGTTACACTTTATGATGGAAGCTACCACGAAGTGGATTCATCTGAAATGGCGTTTAAATTAGCTGCTTCAATGGGATTTAAACAAGGTTGTAGAAGTGCAGCTGCAGGTGCAGTTTTACTTGAGCCAATTATGAAAGTTGAAATCGAAACTCCTGAAGAGTATATGGGAGATGTTATTGGAGATTGTAACAAAAGAAGAGGACAAGTTAATTCTATGGATGATAGAGCAGGTATCAAACTTGTTACTGCCATGATTCCATTATCTGAAATGTTTGGATACTCTACAGATTTAAGATCTATGTCTCAAGGAAGAGCGACATATTCTATGATTTTTGATGCTTATCAAGAAGTTCCAAAAAATGTTTCTGAAGAGATTATGAAAAAAAGAAATGGGTAA